The following proteins are encoded in a genomic region of Gimesia algae:
- a CDS encoding DUF255 domain-containing protein produces MRAGHFIIFSLSLVTLPLFSVSSYADEIKWQTNLKQAATQARSEDKAMLIQIGASWCGFCHKMDRETYKDAKVIKHVNSCFVPIRVDADENSELVEAIGVAGLPTTVIITPELKIVKKISGYVAAPEMQGHLSKICLVNHDQAAPIPKQEPIQKMSQKQVAPEFAFKGICLVSMLDDQELTVGKAEFTSEYRGQTACFSSKEHKQKFDAEPEHYWPAFEGKCRVSQLERNQSVEGDPFAGGVYRERLVFFTSAAERDKFTANPGYYLIRK; encoded by the coding sequence ATGCGTGCCGGGCACTTTATCATTTTTTCACTGAGTTTAGTCACCCTTCCCTTATTCTCTGTCTCCTCATACGCAGATGAGATCAAATGGCAAACCAATTTGAAACAGGCCGCGACCCAGGCCCGTTCCGAAGACAAAGCCATGTTAATTCAGATCGGCGCCTCATGGTGTGGCTTCTGCCACAAAATGGATAGGGAAACATACAAAGACGCGAAAGTCATCAAACACGTCAACTCATGCTTTGTCCCCATTCGTGTGGATGCAGACGAAAACTCTGAACTGGTCGAAGCAATTGGTGTTGCCGGACTACCCACCACAGTCATTATCACACCCGAACTGAAAATAGTGAAAAAGATTTCCGGTTACGTGGCTGCCCCCGAAATGCAGGGGCATCTCAGCAAAATCTGTCTGGTGAATCACGACCAGGCAGCGCCGATCCCTAAACAGGAACCCATCCAGAAAATGAGCCAGAAGCAGGTTGCACCTGAGTTCGCCTTCAAAGGTATATGCCTGGTGAGTATGCTGGACGATCAGGAACTGACTGTCGGAAAAGCAGAATTCACCTCCGAATATCGCGGCCAGACGGCCTGTTTCTCATCAAAAGAACATAAGCAGAAATTTGATGCAGAACCAGAACACTATTGGCCCGCCTTCGAAGGTAAGTGCCGCGTCTCGCAATTAGAACGCAACCAGTCTGTGGAAGGAGACCCGTTCGCCGGCGGCGTGTATCGCGAGCGGCTCGTATTCTTCACATCAGCAGCAGAACGTGACAAGTTTACTGCGAACCCGGGTTACTACCTGATCAGGAAGTAA
- a CDS encoding YHS domain-containing protein, producing MNLFRFVMTAAVLVSVVCLSGAVNAAESSQKKQAPVALNGNCAVCLLNGKKVVAGKPEFAVVYDGQTYLFPSEEVKQKFEAAPEKYVPALKGDCTVCFAHHDGLRNPGKIDHVSFYEGRVFLFPNESIKAVFDKSPTEYADVDLAFDGKCIVCKVDGGKDVPGKPEFTAIYQGLKYQFPSQAVMQKFQKDPAKYVSGLTAKQAAASGSPAASELVSISGTTGCAACEYGVHPRQDPDELGLAVKSDDGKIYVIEGAHASHPDLYKGRFQSQKVSVKGKQIAHKGKFVWLEPQSIETEK from the coding sequence ATGAATTTGTTTCGATTTGTAATGACAGCAGCGGTTCTGGTATCCGTAGTCTGTCTCAGTGGTGCTGTGAATGCTGCAGAAAGCAGTCAGAAAAAACAGGCTCCGGTCGCCCTGAATGGGAATTGTGCCGTCTGCCTGTTGAATGGCAAGAAAGTCGTTGCCGGAAAGCCCGAGTTTGCTGTTGTCTATGATGGTCAGACTTATCTGTTTCCCTCAGAGGAAGTAAAACAGAAATTTGAAGCGGCACCGGAAAAATATGTTCCCGCGTTAAAGGGAGATTGCACTGTCTGCTTTGCTCATCATGATGGCTTGCGGAACCCGGGCAAGATTGATCATGTCAGTTTTTACGAGGGACGTGTATTCCTGTTTCCGAACGAGAGCATCAAAGCTGTCTTTGATAAATCACCTACAGAATACGCAGATGTTGACCTGGCCTTTGACGGGAAATGTATTGTCTGTAAAGTCGATGGCGGTAAAGACGTGCCCGGTAAACCGGAGTTCACGGCTATCTACCAGGGACTGAAGTATCAGTTCCCCAGTCAGGCCGTGATGCAGAAATTTCAGAAAGATCCTGCAAAGTATGTCAGCGGCTTAACAGCAAAGCAGGCCGCTGCCAGCGGATCGCCAGCCGCTTCTGAGCTGGTTTCAATCAGCGGGACCACGGGCTGCGCCGCCTGTGAATACGGAGTCCATCCCAGGCAGGATCCGGATGAATTAGGTCTGGCTGTTAAAAGCGACGACGGAAAAATTTATGTGATTGAGGGCGCACATGCTTCACACCCTGATTTATATAAAGGGCGTTTTCAGAGCCAGAAAGTCAGTGTGAAAGGCAAGCAGATTGCCCACAAAGGTAAGTTCGTCTGGCTGGAACCCCAGTCGATTGAAACCGAAAAGTAA
- a CDS encoding methylated-DNA--[protein]-cysteine S-methyltransferase, whose product MGQRTVSVNRAVPETEHLTTSSSEIPSSWSLFQTEIGWCGLQGKGDTVERFLMGLPTRNDLMRAINTETAVKGPSSANIVNESNWYAELQERLQDYFQGAHVEFQDVKLKLSKMTPFQSRVIHALQEIGYGEQISYGELAEKAGSPRAARAVGTVMASNRIPILIPCHRVIASGGKLGGFSAPQGTSLKEHLLMLETRALL is encoded by the coding sequence ATGGGTCAAAGAACTGTTTCTGTAAACAGGGCTGTTCCTGAAACAGAACATTTAACCACTTCTTCTTCCGAAATACCTTCTAGCTGGTCGCTGTTTCAGACGGAAATTGGCTGGTGTGGTCTGCAGGGGAAGGGGGACACTGTAGAACGATTTCTGATGGGCCTGCCTACTCGCAATGATCTGATGCGTGCTATCAATACAGAGACTGCTGTAAAAGGACCATCTTCTGCGAATATAGTTAACGAGTCGAACTGGTATGCGGAACTGCAGGAGCGGTTGCAGGATTATTTTCAGGGTGCACATGTGGAATTCCAGGATGTGAAGCTGAAATTGAGTAAGATGACTCCGTTTCAATCACGCGTGATTCATGCTCTGCAGGAGATTGGTTATGGCGAACAGATTTCTTACGGAGAACTGGCCGAGAAAGCCGGTTCGCCGCGTGCAGCGCGTGCGGTAGGTACCGTGATGGCTTCGAATCGAATTCCAATTCTGATTCCCTGTCATCGTGTGATCGCATCTGGAGGGAAGCTGGGTGGCTTTTCAGCACCACAGGGGACATCGCTCAAAGAACATCTGTTAATGCTGGAAACGCGGGCGTTGCTCTGA
- the bufB gene encoding MNIO family bufferin maturase has translation MQNPRLGHENLGLGVGLRTVHFSHILEQQPEVDWFEIISENFMDSAGRPRAVLEQIAERYPIVMHGVSLSIGSTDPLNRDYLKKLKLLAEGINARWISDHVCWTGVAGLNSHDLLPIPYSEATLSHLVERIRIVQDILERPLVLENPSSYLEFQDSTMSESEFVCRMAEEADCGLLLDVNNVYVSSVNHEFDPVAYVESIPAERVVQCHLAGHTNCGTHLIDTHDGHVVDPVWNLFRLLHQRTGGVATLLEWDAEIPPFPVVHQEVLKARQYMDENLPKPKEAKAEAETIHVDSRAIPHPASFIVAEVE, from the coding sequence ATGCAGAATCCACGTCTGGGACATGAGAATCTGGGGCTGGGAGTTGGTCTGCGGACCGTTCACTTCTCCCATATTCTGGAACAACAGCCAGAAGTAGACTGGTTCGAGATTATTTCCGAAAACTTCATGGACTCTGCCGGCCGCCCGCGTGCCGTGCTGGAACAGATTGCGGAACGTTATCCGATCGTCATGCATGGCGTCTCACTGTCAATCGGCAGTACTGACCCGTTGAACCGTGACTATCTGAAAAAACTGAAACTGCTGGCGGAAGGTATCAATGCACGCTGGATTTCCGATCATGTCTGCTGGACCGGTGTAGCCGGCCTCAATTCACATGATCTACTCCCCATTCCCTATAGTGAAGCGACACTTTCCCATCTGGTTGAACGGATTCGAATTGTGCAGGACATCCTCGAACGACCACTGGTCCTGGAGAACCCCAGCAGCTATCTCGAATTTCAGGATTCGACAATGAGCGAGTCAGAGTTCGTCTGTCGTATGGCTGAAGAAGCAGACTGCGGTTTACTGCTGGATGTGAATAACGTCTATGTCTCCAGTGTGAATCATGAATTTGATCCGGTCGCTTATGTGGAATCCATTCCTGCAGAACGGGTTGTGCAGTGTCATCTGGCCGGACATACCAACTGTGGAACTCACCTGATTGATACCCATGACGGCCATGTGGTCGATCCGGTCTGGAATCTGTTTCGCTTACTGCACCAGCGCACCGGGGGAGTAGCAACACTCCTGGAATGGGATGCTGAGATTCCTCCGTTCCCGGTGGTACATCAGGAAGTATTAAAAGCCCGTCAGTACATGGATGAAAATCTTCCGAAGCCGAAAGAAGCTAAAGCAGAAGCAGAGACGATCCATGTTGATTCGCGGGCCATTCCGCATCCAGCATCATTTATCGTAGCGGAAGTCGAATGA
- a CDS encoding DUF547 domain-containing protein, with product MLQATRPARRFFILLILSFTLTAQLQLDAAEPLEKHWPVNQQIPLSQIDHSALDRLLRKYVDVRGLVNYKAWKATLEDRQALQNYLKHLSQADPNQPTTQSVKLAFWINAYTAVTLEGILQVYPTSSIRNHTAEVFGYNIWDDLPLIVGRKNYRLNQIEHEILRKSNEP from the coding sequence ATGCTGCAAGCAACAAGACCCGCTCGGAGATTCTTTATACTTCTCATTTTATCATTCACGCTGACAGCACAACTGCAGCTTGACGCCGCTGAACCCTTGGAAAAACACTGGCCAGTCAATCAACAGATCCCGCTATCTCAAATTGATCATAGTGCACTGGATCGTCTGCTACGCAAATATGTTGATGTTCGGGGACTCGTCAATTACAAGGCGTGGAAAGCTACCCTGGAAGATCGGCAGGCGCTGCAGAATTATTTGAAACATTTGAGCCAGGCTGATCCCAACCAGCCAACGACTCAATCTGTGAAACTGGCATTCTGGATTAATGCTTACACTGCAGTGACACTCGAAGGAATCCTGCAGGTCTATCCAACTTCGAGCATTCGCAATCATACTGCGGAGGTGTTTGGATATAATATCTGGGATGATCTGCCTCTGATTGTGGGGCGAAAAAACTATCGTTTAAACCAAATAGAACACGAAATCTTACGTAAGAGTAATGAACCTTGA
- a CDS encoding HvfC/BufC N-terminal domain-containing protein codes for MNRQERKLDQIQRWMQTVISAPGGIEAGIASEEAQREIPLTDDQLESVITRSSQQTSQERIGIYANAYYARLLECLSEEYAALVAAMGTAAFGAFSMQYLQKYPPASYTLGELGARFPRFMEESRPEPQSNAGTPDWTDFLIELATLERVYSEVFDGPGIEKQALLTAETLNTVTPEVWPDLVLQLAPCFRLLKLQFPVQEFITSTKRGETPAIPDPKTTCLAITRRDYIVRRAAISEAEFFLLSRLQQGKKVGEAIHDFAEAGLMEADQLAGQLHVWFKQWTESAYFTDVIRAKN; via the coding sequence ATGAACCGACAGGAACGTAAACTGGATCAGATACAGCGTTGGATGCAGACGGTGATCAGCGCGCCCGGCGGCATTGAAGCGGGAATCGCTTCGGAAGAGGCACAACGCGAGATACCGCTGACAGACGACCAGTTGGAATCGGTGATTACCCGATCCAGCCAACAGACGAGCCAGGAGCGCATCGGTATTTATGCGAATGCCTACTATGCGCGGCTGCTGGAATGTCTCAGTGAGGAATATGCAGCCCTGGTTGCTGCGATGGGGACCGCAGCCTTTGGTGCGTTCAGCATGCAATATTTACAGAAGTATCCTCCTGCCAGTTATACACTCGGGGAACTGGGGGCACGATTTCCCCGCTTTATGGAGGAGAGTCGACCAGAACCGCAGTCGAATGCAGGTACACCTGACTGGACTGATTTTCTGATCGAACTGGCGACGCTGGAACGCGTTTACAGTGAAGTTTTTGACGGCCCCGGGATCGAAAAGCAGGCACTTTTGACAGCCGAGACCTTGAATACAGTTACTCCGGAGGTGTGGCCCGATCTGGTCTTACAGTTGGCCCCCTGTTTTCGGTTACTGAAGTTGCAGTTTCCAGTTCAGGAATTCATCACCAGCACCAAACGTGGAGAGACACCTGCCATTCCGGATCCCAAGACCACCTGTCTCGCGATCACACGCCGGGATTATATTGTGCGTCGCGCTGCGATTTCCGAAGCAGAATTTTTTCTGCTCTCCCGTCTGCAGCAGGGTAAAAAAGTCGGTGAGGCAATCCACGACTTTGCTGAAGCCGGGCTCATGGAAGCAGACCAGTTGGCAGGACAGTTGCATGTCTGGTTCAAGCAATGGACTGAGTCAGCCTATTTCACAGATGTCATTCGAGCCAAGAACTGA